A window of the Cheilinus undulatus linkage group 21, ASM1832078v1, whole genome shotgun sequence genome harbors these coding sequences:
- the nudt9 gene encoding ADP-ribose pyrophosphatase, mitochondrial, with product MVHFLLRRSWIGQIRLALTLLGLPFTVSSPGLKSTLSCSSSYPFLTSQTIRPFSSSLCSLYMTSVRAMPSSAAPHVKARCPVYPGSKIKRFVVPDDKVDWSQSWSQYNPVSYTDPAVTKKPVWADPDIGSFSPQFNKVDGGVDRTSFEGIYKIEKGKPLNPRGRTGVTGRGLLGRWGPNHAADPIVTRWKVDAKGVKINHPVSKRPILQFVSIKRKDCGEWAIPGGMVDPGEQVSLTLQREFSEEALNSLSLPPSEKAKIHDRITKLFKSPGFQVYKGYVDDPRNTDNAWMETVAVNFHDESGNSVSELPLQAGDDAGQVKWVDVDSSFPLYASHSRFLELVAKERKAHW from the exons ATGGTACATTTTCTCCTGCGACGGAGCTGGATCGGTCAGATTCGTCTCGCGCTCACTCTCCTCGGACTCCCGTTTACCGTCAGCAGCCCCGGACTGAA GTCCACGCTCTCCTGTTCTTCATCATATCCTTTTTTAACCAGTCAGACCATCAGACCATTCAGCTCCAGCCTCTGTAGCCTCTACATGACCAGTGTTAGGGCCATGCCATCCTCAGCAGCACCCCACGTGAAGGCCAGGTGCCCCGTGTACCCAGGCTCCAAAATAAAGCGCTTTGTGGTTCCTGATGATAAAGTGGACTGGAGTCAGAGCTGGTCGCAGTATAATCCAGTCAGCTACACCGACCCTGCAGTGACAAAGAAGCCCGTATGGGCGGATCCTGATATCGG CTCTTTCTCTCCACAGTTCAACAAGGTGGATGGAGGCGTGGACAGGACGAGCTTCGAGGGCATCTACAAAATAGAAAAGGGCAAGCCTCT AAATCCTCGTGGTCGTACTGGTGTGACCGGCAGAGGCTTGCTGGGACGATGGGGACCCAATCACGCTGCAGATCCAATCGTCACCAG ATGGAAAGTCGATGCCAAAGGAGTGAAGATTAATCACCCCGTCTCTAAACGGCCGATTCTGCAGTTTGTGTCCATCAAGAGGAAAGACTGTGGGGAGTGGGCCATTCCCGGG GGGATGGTTGATCCGGGCGAGCAGGTGTCTCTCACGCTGCAGAGAGAGTTCTCAGAGGAAGCGTTGAACTCGCTCTCTCTGCCGCCGTCGGAGAAAGCAAAAATTCACGACCGCATCACCAAACTCTTCAAATCCCCGGGGTTCCAG GTCTATAAAGGTTACGTGGATGATCCCAGGAACACGGACAACGCCTGGATGGAGACGGTCGCTGTTAACTTCCATGATGAGTCAG GCAACAGTGTGAGTGAGCTGCCGCTGCAGGCCGGTGATGACGCAGGACAAGTCAAATGGGTCGATGTTGACTCGTCGTTCCCTCTCTATGCGAGTCACTCCCGTTTCCTGGAGCTGGTCGCCAAAGAGAGGAAAGCTCACTGGTAA